The Alcaligenes faecalis sequence CATGCGGGCGCTGCCGTTTAACTATGACCCTGCCTTCGATAACCAGGTACTTCGTCGATCCCGTCTGACCTTCGCCTCCCATATTGCGCGTCTCTTACCGCTGTATGGCCGTGCCCGTGGCACACCCCACCCTGGTATGTGGTTCTGGAATCGCGGCGGGGAACCCTTGTTTGTGGATCCGCTCAACAAACGCGATCGTAAAAAGAACGCCCATATGTTGGTGCTGGGACCGACCGGAGCCGGTAAATCGGCCACCTTGAACTACATCGCCATGATGACGATGGCCATTCATCGGCCACGGCTGGTGATTGTCGATGCCGGGAACTCCTTCGGCCTTTTGGTGGATTTTTTTAAAGACAGAGGGCTATCGACCTACAAAGTTGAACTGAACAGTAGTGCAAAAGTGTCCTTGCCACCGTTCGTTCATGCGTACCAACTACTAGATGATAGTGAAGTGATGGAGAGCTTTGTGGCGGCCGAGCAGCAGGCACGAAGCAACGCAGGCCTGCCCGATGACGAGCTGCTCAATGCCCTGCTTGGCCAAGATGATGAGCCGTCGACTGCCGACGTGTCTTTTCATGAAACGTTCCAGGCCAGGGAAGAGGACGAAGAGCAGGACGACGAGCTGGATAAAAGAGACTTGCTGGGCGAGATGCTGATTGCCGCGATCCTGATGATCACAGGAGGTGAAGCGGACGAAGTCGCACAAATGAGTCGAGCCGACCGCTACCTGGTATCACGCGCCATCATTATGGCCGCGATCAGTTGCAAGGAACGGGGAGCCAAGCACCCGTTGACGCAAGATGTGGCCCTGCAGCTCATGCACATGAATAAAGACCAGACCATGTCACCGGCGCGGCGGGCCCGCGCCGAAGAAATGGGCCAGTCCATGATGACATTCACTCAGGCACTGCGAGGCAAATTATTCAATCGCGAGGGCCAGGACTGGCCGGATGCAGATGTCACTCTAGTTGAGATGGGTACGCTCACTCAAGACGGCTATGAAGACGCCTTGGCAGTTGCATACACAAGCCTCATCGACTCAGTACAGTCCCGTGCCGAGCTGAACCAACACTCTGGTCGCCCGATGGTGTTCCTTACGGACGAGGGCCACTTGATCACAACCAATGAGCTGCTTGGCCCCAAGATAGCCAAGGGCACCAAAATGTGGCGCAAATTCAATACCTGGTTCTGGCTTGCCACACAAAACCTGAAAGACTTCCCCGACTCCATGGAGCGCGTGCTCTCGATGTGTGAGTACTGGATGCTGCTGACCATGGACAAAGCGGAGATTGAAGAAGTGGTGCGGTTCCGGTCGCTCACCAACGAGCAGCGAGCGATGATGGAATCCGCCCAAAAGGAGCCCCCGAAATACACGGAAGGGGTGCTGATTTCTGCGACCGGCCAGATGCTCTTTCGCAACGTCCCTCCTGCTCTTCCCATTGCGCTGGCCATGACCGAGGGTCATGAGAAAGCACACCGCCGTCGCCTGATGGATAAACATGGAATCAACGAAATGGGTGCGGCTCAAATGGTGGCACAAGAACTGGCCCGGAGTCGCTCATGATTAAAGCCCGCTCATTTTTCACCGCTGCTTCTCAGCTCACAACTCGCATGGCGTTGCTTTCTGCGCTATGTACCGTGGCCACACCATCGTCCGCGCAACAGCCTGGCCAAGATTTGTATGCAGGAGTCTTATCTGTAGAGGTATTTGTCAACACCGCCATGCCAGTCATATCAACCGATTGGCCCCCCTACATCCAGACTGTCTACCGTTTGGATGCGCTGAGTAATCTCGAAGCTCAAATGAACGTCGGAATGCCACAAGACGAAAATGAAGCCCGACAGTGGGTGGCGGCCAATGAGACCCGCTTGCGACAAATGATCCAGCCCATGGTCGCCAGTGCCGTTAACGGCCTGGCACGCGCACAGCACTATCAGATTGACCGCATACCAGCCGTCGTCATCAACCAACGATATGTGGTTTTTGGCTATGTCGACGTTGACCAGGCGCTTATGGCCTGGCGTGACAGCCAGCATTAAGGAGCACTCATGTCGATCACTACTTTGCGCTTCAGGCACATGCTGGCGGTCAGTTTGCTGGTGCTGGCCACCGCGCTGCGACCTGTAGAAGCCACAGCAGCAACCACCACGGCGGGCGTCGTCACCAACACGGTCGCCGCACTACCCAGTTGCACGTCCTATCAAGTCAAAGGCATCTGTGTCTGGTTGGTCTGCGTCCCGCTCATTGGCTGCTTCATCCGGACGTCGGTTCGGGTTGCCCATTACGTGCCTGATGTCGTGATCAGCACCTACAACGACCCTCTGGCTCATCCTTGGGCCGAGGTGGGTAAGCCATTGGCAACAACTATTTCCTCAGTGGGATCGGCTGTAGTCGGCGCCCCGATCGACGCCTCAGCAGGAACACAGCGCGAGGGCACCGAGGTG is a genomic window containing:
- a CDS encoding conjugative transfer ATPase, encoding MIANVASLFGLKRQSATQPSGKRSPQSTIQALSPGQTVADRRRMALRPPSFTDMLPYISYAPDERIFVLRDGNTLGAMFELSPIATEAMPIEILNEHAQKIQEALQAMPSVNGAPWIAQFFVNDDRNLDHLNDTFTDYILEQHKDDGLGQEILNSPFTQAVLDEVRSHLSNVSQPNGLFTDTLVTGQVWRGQIRRVRCCLYRRFGGAADDPQTPVQQIESVANTIMATFSEAGVAVRRCTGKDLYEWLLPFFNRDLPWAPGTQMMRELPYPGDTPLTDDEDTPIFGWDLSELLSINEPRSNLEQGLFEFDGVPVKALTLQNMRKQPEIGHFTAELANGKERFARFDRLPPGSMLSVSITIAPQHIVESQIERIRDASRAKTAQAIETYRECSNVLSEIVRGNHLFPMMVTLYATATSTDELDSNINTINALLIPSGLKFISNQHDLVPLDTFMRALPFNYDPAFDNQVLRRSRLTFASHIARLLPLYGRARGTPHPGMWFWNRGGEPLFVDPLNKRDRKKNAHMLVLGPTGAGKSATLNYIAMMTMAIHRPRLVIVDAGNSFGLLVDFFKDRGLSTYKVELNSSAKVSLPPFVHAYQLLDDSEVMESFVAAEQQARSNAGLPDDELLNALLGQDDEPSTADVSFHETFQAREEDEEQDDELDKRDLLGEMLIAAILMITGGEADEVAQMSRADRYLVSRAIIMAAISCKERGAKHPLTQDVALQLMHMNKDQTMSPARRARAEEMGQSMMTFTQALRGKLFNREGQDWPDADVTLVEMGTLTQDGYEDALAVAYTSLIDSVQSRAELNQHSGRPMVFLTDEGHLITTNELLGPKIAKGTKMWRKFNTWFWLATQNLKDFPDSMERVLSMCEYWMLLTMDKAEIEEVVRFRSLTNEQRAMMESAQKEPPKYTEGVLISATGQMLFRNVPPALPIALAMTEGHEKAHRRRLMDKHGINEMGAAQMVAQELARSRS
- a CDS encoding TIGR03757 family integrating conjugative element protein, with amino-acid sequence MIKARSFFTAASQLTTRMALLSALCTVATPSSAQQPGQDLYAGVLSVEVFVNTAMPVISTDWPPYIQTVYRLDALSNLEAQMNVGMPQDENEARQWVAANETRLRQMIQPMVASAVNGLARAQHYQIDRIPAVVINQRYVVFGYVDVDQALMAWRDSQH